A DNA window from Arachis hypogaea cultivar Tifrunner chromosome 18, arahy.Tifrunner.gnm2.J5K5, whole genome shotgun sequence contains the following coding sequences:
- the LOC112773111 gene encoding uncharacterized protein isoform X1 produces the protein MHKLGRGHRDKLQQFMAITGASEKIALQSLKASDWHLEGAFDYFYSQPQLKTSYTDSRHLEELYNRYKDPYVDMIMVDGITLLCNDIQVDPQDIVMLVLSWHMKAGTMCEFSKKEFIEGLQSLGIDSLEKFREKIPYMRSELKDEQKFREIYNFAFNWAKEKVKLLLQGQKSLALDTAIGMWQLLFAERQWPLVDHWCQFLQARHNKAISRDTWSQLLEFAKTVGPNLTDYDAEGAWPYLIDEFVEYLNENGIIQNGQFSDSSLKR, from the exons ATG CACAAATTAGGGAGGGGTCACCGTGACAAACTCCAGCAGTTCATGGCAATAACTGGAGCTAG TGAGAAAATAGCGCTACAGTCTCTGAAGGCAAGTGATTGGCATCTAGAAGGAGCATTTGATTATTTCTACAGCCAGCCTCAGCTTAAAACATCTTATACGGACTCTAGACACTTGGAGGAGCTGTATAATAGATATAAAG ATCCATATGTCGATATGATTATGGTGGATGGTATCACTCTCCTTTGCAATGATATCCAG GTGGATCCTCAAGATATTGTAATG TTAGTTCTTTCATGGCACATGAAGGCTGGCACCATGTGTGAATTTTCAAAGAAGGAGTTTATTGAAGGCTTACAATCCCTAGG GATTGATTCGCTGGAGAAGTTCCGTGAAAAGATACCCTATATGCGTTCTGAGCTGAAAGATGAAC AGAAGTTCCGTGAGATATATAATTTTGCTTTTAACTGGGCAAAGGAGAAG GTCAAATTACTTTTGCAGGGTCAAAAATCTCTGGCACTGGATACAGCTATTGGAATGTGGCAATTATTATTTGCTGAAAGGCAGTGGCCACTGGTTGATCACTGGTGCCAATTCTTGCAG GCTCGCCATAACAAAGCAATCTCCAGGGACACATGGTCCCAGCTTTTGGAGTTTGCAAAG ACCGTTGGCCCAAATTTAACTGATTATGATGCTGAAGGTGCTTGGCCTTATCTCATTGATGAATTTGTGGAGTATCTGAATGAGAATGGGATTATTCAAAATGGTCAATTCAGTGACTCTAGTTTAAAACGATGA
- the LOC112773111 gene encoding uncharacterized protein isoform X2 codes for MHKLGRGHRDKLQQFMAITGASEKIALQSLKASDWHLEGAFDYFYSQPQLKTSYTDSRHLEELYNRYKDPYVDMIMVDGITLLCNDIQVDPQDIVMLVLSWHMKAGTMCEFSKKEFIEGLQSLGIDSLEKFREKIPYMRSELKDEQKFREIYNFAFNWAKEKGQKSLALDTAIGMWQLLFAERQWPLVDHWCQFLQARHNKAISRDTWSQLLEFAKTVGPNLTDYDAEGAWPYLIDEFVEYLNENGIIQNGQFSDSSLKR; via the exons ATG CACAAATTAGGGAGGGGTCACCGTGACAAACTCCAGCAGTTCATGGCAATAACTGGAGCTAG TGAGAAAATAGCGCTACAGTCTCTGAAGGCAAGTGATTGGCATCTAGAAGGAGCATTTGATTATTTCTACAGCCAGCCTCAGCTTAAAACATCTTATACGGACTCTAGACACTTGGAGGAGCTGTATAATAGATATAAAG ATCCATATGTCGATATGATTATGGTGGATGGTATCACTCTCCTTTGCAATGATATCCAG GTGGATCCTCAAGATATTGTAATG TTAGTTCTTTCATGGCACATGAAGGCTGGCACCATGTGTGAATTTTCAAAGAAGGAGTTTATTGAAGGCTTACAATCCCTAGG GATTGATTCGCTGGAGAAGTTCCGTGAAAAGATACCCTATATGCGTTCTGAGCTGAAAGATGAAC AGAAGTTCCGTGAGATATATAATTTTGCTTTTAACTGGGCAAAGGAGAAG GGTCAAAAATCTCTGGCACTGGATACAGCTATTGGAATGTGGCAATTATTATTTGCTGAAAGGCAGTGGCCACTGGTTGATCACTGGTGCCAATTCTTGCAG GCTCGCCATAACAAAGCAATCTCCAGGGACACATGGTCCCAGCTTTTGGAGTTTGCAAAG ACCGTTGGCCCAAATTTAACTGATTATGATGCTGAAGGTGCTTGGCCTTATCTCATTGATGAATTTGTGGAGTATCTGAATGAGAATGGGATTATTCAAAATGGTCAATTCAGTGACTCTAGTTTAAAACGATGA